A genomic window from Coleofasciculus sp. FACHB-T130 includes:
- a CDS encoding HTTM domain-containing protein, producing the protein MFSKEKKFKSGFERKLEEVFGLDLRSLALFRIGLALLVVTDLINRSKDLKAHYTDFGILPRAPLIEQFLNPWFWSVHLFSGQALFQSFLFLFAGFIAFALLIGYRTRFVTIVSWALLVSLHSRNPMVLSAGDIEFRLLLFWAMFLPLGASYSVDSALNSSSKAFPERILSGATVALTLQICFVYWFTWALKSDPIWWKEGSAVYYALSIDQFATPIGQFFLGFPPPLLVFLTYTTLGIELLGPFLLFIPIRTSFFRLCAVATFILLHLGFGLGLTLGLFPFISAIAWLVFIPSEFWNGISQRLQTPQRQGLKIYYDGECGFCKKTVYLLRTFLVLPGTPLLLAQDDPEIFADMKTHNSWVVVDWEGYKHFKFKAIAYVCHLSPLLRPLTPLLEWRPVLSVGTKAYEIIANNRRAASKVTTPLKFRPLEVRSSLLTDIIAFLLLLCVSLWNLRTIAPSIFKLPSVVNWVTLVLRLDQKWSMFAPYPLKDDGWYVIPGQLKNGTEIDVFKNGIPVSWEKPRLVSATYPNERWRKYMMNIWSKDNSKYRLYYGRYLCRNWNTQHQGSQQLDTFSIYFMRENTLPNYQTPTVKKVRIWKHSCFNPSPEDN; encoded by the coding sequence ATGTTCTCCAAGGAGAAAAAATTTAAAAGTGGCTTTGAGAGGAAGCTAGAGGAAGTGTTTGGGTTAGACTTGCGATCGCTCGCGTTGTTTCGCATCGGTCTAGCGTTGCTCGTCGTTACCGATCTGATTAATCGTTCTAAGGATCTCAAAGCTCACTACACTGATTTTGGCATCCTTCCCCGCGCCCCACTGATTGAACAATTTTTAAATCCTTGGTTCTGGTCAGTACATTTATTCAGCGGACAAGCTTTATTTCAAAGTTTTCTATTCTTATTTGCTGGATTTATTGCCTTTGCACTTTTAATCGGTTATCGGACAAGATTTGTCACCATCGTCTCCTGGGCACTCTTGGTTTCCCTTCATAGTCGAAACCCGATGGTACTCAGTGCGGGGGACATCGAATTTCGCTTGTTGCTATTTTGGGCAATGTTTTTGCCGTTAGGGGCATCTTATTCGGTAGATAGCGCCCTTAATTCATCCTCAAAAGCTTTTCCAGAGCGTATTTTGTCCGGTGCAACGGTCGCCTTGACACTACAAATCTGTTTTGTCTACTGGTTTACATGGGCGCTGAAGTCCGATCCGATCTGGTGGAAAGAAGGCAGCGCCGTTTATTATGCCTTGAGCATCGATCAGTTTGCGACCCCCATCGGTCAATTTTTCTTAGGATTTCCGCCGCCACTGCTCGTCTTTTTAACCTACACCACGCTGGGGATTGAGTTATTAGGGCCATTTTTACTGTTCATCCCCATCCGTACCAGCTTTTTCCGCTTGTGTGCGGTGGCGACATTTATCCTGTTACATCTCGGTTTTGGACTAGGACTAACCCTCGGTCTTTTTCCCTTTATCAGCGCGATCGCTTGGCTGGTTTTCATCCCTAGCGAGTTTTGGAATGGGATCTCCCAGCGCCTGCAAACTCCGCAACGTCAGGGACTAAAAATCTACTATGACGGAGAGTGTGGTTTCTGTAAAAAGACGGTATACCTGCTCCGCACCTTCTTAGTATTGCCAGGAACGCCACTGCTTTTAGCTCAGGATGACCCGGAAATTTTCGCGGACATGAAAACGCACAATTCCTGGGTAGTGGTCGATTGGGAAGGATACAAACATTTCAAATTTAAAGCGATCGCCTACGTCTGTCACCTATCACCCTTACTTCGACCTCTGACTCCCTTGTTGGAATGGCGTCCTGTGTTGTCTGTGGGTACGAAAGCCTACGAAATCATTGCCAACAATCGCCGCGCCGCCTCTAAAGTCACGACTCCTTTAAAGTTTCGTCCTCTGGAAGTGCGTTCTTCGTTGTTAACAGATATTATCGCCTTCCTCTTATTGCTTTGCGTCTCTTTGTGGAATCTCAGGACGATTGCTCCCTCTATCTTTAAGCTGCCAAGCGTGGTTAACTGGGTGACGCTTGTGTTGAGATTGGACCAAAAATGGAGTATGTTTGCTCCCTATCCACTTAAAGATGATGGCTGGTATGTCATTCCAGGTCAGCTTAAAAATGGCACCGAAATAGATGTTTTTAAAAATGGCATACCTGTAAGCTGGGAAAAACCACGTCTTGTGTCTGCGACTTATCCAAACGAGCGTTGGCGCAAATACATGATGAATATTTGGAGCAAGGACAATTCCAAATATCGTCTTTACTATGGGCGATATCTTTGCCGCAACTGGAATACTCAACACCAAGGGTCACAGCAGCTTGATACCTTTTCTATTTACTTTATGCGTGAAAACACCCTGCCAAATTATCAAACCCCAACGGTAAAAAAGGTTCGCATTTGGAAGCATTCCTGCTTTAATCCATCCCCAGAAGATAACTAA
- a CDS encoding PEP-CTERM sorting domain-containing protein gives MKVTSFLPSVLAAAGIAITSSFLVPSSAQAFGISFGSTSQSSNNPATGASAFVDFSFIQEGNNVRLGLDITNTTGQSIFGAGATQSKLTGVAFDLLEGLSVVSNSYIGSSFFPTLLQNVNFTPFSNQVGDFSVGVADNGNFEGGNANGALPQGGNTFVSFLLSGTNLVAATLESQFLAGFQNNTLQAAVRFQQVNAGAGSDKLLGGTIVGGTTGGDTTGGDTTGGDTTGGDTTGGDTTGGDTTGGDTTGGDTTGGDTTGGDTTGGDTTGGDTTGGDTTGGDTTGGDNGGSTKVPEPGTVAALALMVGGLRVVRRRKSN, from the coding sequence ATGAAAGTAACTTCATTTTTACCTTCCGTTTTAGCAGCAGCTGGCATTGCTATTACATCCTCTTTTCTAGTACCAAGCTCGGCACAAGCCTTCGGCATATCTTTTGGTTCCACCAGTCAATCTTCTAATAACCCTGCCACTGGCGCATCAGCTTTTGTAGACTTCAGTTTTATTCAGGAAGGAAACAACGTTCGGCTTGGGCTGGATATCACCAACACTACTGGTCAAAGTATTTTCGGCGCTGGAGCCACTCAGTCTAAACTGACAGGTGTTGCGTTCGATCTCCTGGAAGGTTTGTCCGTAGTTAGCAACTCCTACATAGGCAGCAGTTTCTTCCCTACACTGTTACAAAACGTTAATTTTACCCCTTTTAGTAATCAAGTCGGTGACTTTAGCGTTGGTGTTGCTGATAACGGTAACTTTGAAGGTGGCAATGCTAATGGTGCCCTTCCTCAGGGCGGCAATACGTTTGTCAGCTTTTTATTAAGTGGTACAAACCTTGTTGCTGCCACACTTGAAAGCCAATTCCTGGCTGGATTTCAAAATAACACCCTTCAGGCGGCAGTTCGCTTCCAGCAGGTAAATGCTGGCGCTGGGAGTGACAAATTGCTAGGTGGTACTATTGTCGGCGGCACCACCGGCGGCGATACCACTGGCGGCGATACCACTGGCGGCGATACCACTGGCGGCGATACCACTGGCGGCGATACCACTGGCGGCGATACCACTGGCGGCGATACCACTGGCGGCGATACCACTGGCGGCGATACCACTGGCGGCGATACCACTGGCGGCGATACCACTGGCGGCGATACCACCGGCGGCGATACCACCGGCGGCGATACCACTGGCGGCGATAATGGTGGTTCAACAAAGGTACCAGAACCAGGCACTGTGGCAGCTCTAGCCTTAATGGTTGGAGGACTGAGAGTAGTGCGCCGTCGGAAATCTAACTAA
- a CDS encoding ankyrin repeat domain-containing protein — translation MSANQDLIRAAKRGEIQRIKALIAAGADVSATDREGTTALMFAAQNSYTEIVRLLLDAGANVNQLRQRYRLTALMIAAAANQIDVVKMLAAKGADVNAANEDGSTALMVAALKGHADVVQILLDAGAQVNVKDNVEDTALMLAAQEGKTRVVQALLDAGAEVNGRRENDGVSPLFLAAGLGHADTVQVLLDAGADANAETKDGRSPLIQAAEFGRLEVIQRLLANGADVNAKDKEGETPLTLAIDRVHPEVVRALLEGGADVNAQNSDGSTALMAAAAIANTDIVTALLDRGADINAKDKDDETALNFAVVEGHADVVEILLNRGVDVQSRNKLGDTALMVAALHGQTAIVEALLRKGANSNAGNLGETALTVAALQGHADTVKVLLEGGSKPNTRTNDGKCALIKAAEQGHAGVMQGLLSLGADINLQDDAGATALMWAVQRGHANAVQVLLKAGADVNLKNRGGYTALAIAQMNRNREIARSLKASGAVD, via the coding sequence GTGAGTGCAAATCAAGACTTAATTAGGGCGGCGAAGCGGGGAGAAATTCAGCGGATAAAAGCGCTAATCGCCGCTGGCGCTGATGTCAGTGCGACAGATCGGGAGGGCACCACTGCTTTGATGTTTGCCGCCCAGAACAGCTACACCGAGATTGTCAGACTTCTACTGGACGCTGGTGCAAACGTCAATCAACTTAGACAACGATATCGTCTGACGGCTTTGATGATAGCGGCGGCAGCGAATCAGATTGACGTGGTTAAAATGTTAGCCGCCAAAGGAGCTGATGTGAATGCCGCCAACGAGGATGGCAGCACAGCGCTGATGGTGGCGGCGCTGAAAGGTCATGCTGACGTGGTGCAAATCTTGCTGGATGCGGGTGCCCAAGTCAATGTCAAAGACAACGTTGAGGATACGGCTTTGATGTTGGCGGCGCAGGAGGGCAAAACTAGGGTGGTGCAAGCCTTGTTAGATGCCGGTGCTGAGGTGAATGGGAGGAGAGAGAATGATGGCGTCTCTCCCTTATTTCTTGCTGCTGGACTCGGACACGCTGACACAGTGCAGGTTTTGTTAGACGCAGGGGCAGATGCGAATGCCGAAACCAAGGACGGCAGAAGCCCCCTGATACAAGCTGCTGAGTTTGGTCGTTTAGAAGTGATTCAGCGGTTGTTAGCGAATGGCGCTGATGTGAATGCGAAAGACAAAGAAGGTGAAACCCCTTTAACTCTCGCAATCGATCGAGTTCATCCGGAGGTAGTGAGAGCATTGCTGGAGGGCGGTGCCGATGTGAATGCTCAAAACTCGGATGGCTCAACGGCGCTGATGGCTGCGGCAGCGATCGCTAACACGGATATTGTGACGGCGCTACTCGATCGCGGCGCGGATATCAATGCCAAAGATAAAGATGATGAGACGGCTTTAAACTTTGCCGTTGTCGAAGGTCATGCTGATGTTGTAGAAATTCTCCTCAACCGAGGGGTGGATGTCCAGTCGCGAAATAAGCTGGGCGATACCGCTTTGATGGTGGCAGCATTGCATGGTCAGACGGCGATTGTGGAAGCTCTGTTAAGAAAGGGCGCGAATTCTAACGCGGGGAATCTGGGTGAGACAGCGTTAACTGTGGCAGCATTGCAGGGGCACGCTGACACGGTGAAAGTGCTGCTGGAGGGTGGGTCTAAGCCCAATACACGAACCAACGACGGGAAATGTGCGCTAATCAAGGCAGCTGAGCAGGGGCACGCGGGGGTGATGCAAGGGCTACTCTCGTTGGGAGCGGATATCAATCTTCAGGATGATGCTGGTGCGACTGCTTTAATGTGGGCGGTCCAGCGGGGTCATGCGAATGCCGTGCAGGTATTGCTGAAAGCTGGTGCGGATGTGAATTTGAAGAACCGGGGTGGCTACACGGCTTTGGCGATCGCCCAAATGAATCGAAACCGGGAAATCGCGCGATCGCTCAAAGCATCTGGAGCTGTAGATTAA